The genomic region AACAACTGATAGATACACATTGTCATATTTTTTCAATAATTTTTTTATTACAGGAGATATTAATTCAAAATCTGGATTATGTGTTATACTTCCACTCATGTATCCAAGATAAATTTTATCATCATCTTTTCCATTTTTTTCATTTTGTTTTATAATACTCTCGGAAATTTCCAACATTTTTTCAGATGAAACATTACGATTAATATAAACTTCAGGAACATAATTTTCTAATTCTCTAGCTAATGTTTTGGTCGTAGTTATTCCATAATCACATTTTTTAAGAGTTTCCTGCATTCTATTAACTCCGTCCATATAAATGGCATAGTCTTCTTTTGACATTTCATCTAGATATTTTATGGTTTTTACATATTTTTCATCTATAACTAAATCATCTATATCAAAAAAAGTTGTTTTATTATAACTCTTTGCTTTATCTATAAATTCTAATATTAATGGTGTGCTCGGACATCTATAAAATATAAATCCTCTATAGAATTTAACCATATCCATTGTTAATTTCTCATACCATACTTCTTCACATGAATATCCTACATAATTAAGTTGTTCTATTTGATGAGTTACCCTATATCTACTAGGATGTTCTAAAGAACATCCATTTATAAATAAAAAATCTCTATAATGATTTCTATACTTAAGGTTTCTTCTTCTTTTAAAATATTTTTTTGTTTTTTCAGTAACTCCATTTACTCCTTCTTTTTGCATTGTTATTACCGTTTTTTTTAATAGTTCTAAAGCTTTTTTACTTTTTGTAATCATTTTTATTTCCTTTCCTATCACTAGCTATTCCTATATTCTTCGCAAATTTCTTTGGAGTTCCCCATTTTTTTCACTACTCCTTTTTCTAACCATAAAACCTTTGTACATATTTCTTCTATTTGATCAATTGAATGGGAAACAAAAATTACTGTTGTTCCTTCTTTCATCATACTTTTGATTTTTTGTTCACTTTTTTTTTGAAATTTAAAATCTCCAACAGATAGTATTTCATCTACAATTAATATGTCAGGATTAATAATAGTTGCTATTGAAAATCCCAATCTTGCAATCATACCTGAAGAAAAATTTTTTAATGGGACATCAACAAAATCTTCTAGCTCTGCAAACTCAATAATTCTATCAAAATTTTCTTTTAAAAATTTCTTACTATAACCTAAAATGTATCCATTTAAAAAAATATTTTCTCTAGCAGTTAAATCCATGTCAAATCCAGAACCAAGTTCGATTAAAGGAGATATATTTCCATGAACTTCTATGCTTCCTTCAGTTTGTTTTATAATTCCTGAAATAACTTTTAATAATGTGCTTTTGCCAGCTCCGTTATATCCGACAATTCCAAGTATATCTCCTTCATTTAATTCAAAACTTATATTTTTTAATGCCCACATTTTTTCAAAATTCAAGTCACGTTTTAGAAATTTTATCAGATATTCTTTTAAAGAGTATATTTTTTCACTATTTAAATTAAAACACATTGATAAATTATCTAACTTTATTATTGTTTTTTTCATTATTTCCCTTCCCATTTAAAAATTAAACGTTTAATACTAATTCATTCTGTTTTCTATAAAATACAATAGATCCTAAAATTAATGATAAAATTGCGAATGTCAAGCAAATAATATTCATTTTAAATGAAGGCCATCTATTGTATAACAAAATTTCTCTAAAATAACTTATATAATGATACATTGGGTTTAATTTTATAAAAATTAAAAATTTTTCTGGAATAATTCGTACTGGATAAAAAATTGGAGTAAGATACATCCAAACTAATAATAATATACCATATAAATGTACAAGATCCCGGAAAAAAACTGCAAAACTTGATAAAACCAATCCTATTCCTAACGAAAATATAAACATATAAATTATCAATAACGGTAACCCAATGATATGAATAGAAATTGGTTGTCTAGTAAATATTGCTACAATTGCTATCGCTATTAATGAAAACAAAAAGTTTACTAATGCAAATATCGTTTTAGATGCTGGAAATATATATTTTGGAATATATACTTTTTTTAATAATGAGCCATTTGTTATTATAGACATCATTGACATATTCGTTGCATCTGAAAAGAAAGAAAAAGTTATCTGCCCTATTAAAAGATATATCGGAAAGTTTTTAATATCGCTTTTAAATAATGTTGAAAAAACAATTGTCATTACAATCATCATCAATAAAGGATTTAATACACTCCATAATAATCCTAATATAG from Leptotrichia hongkongensis harbors:
- a CDS encoding ABC transporter ATP-binding protein encodes the protein MKKTIIKLDNLSMCFNLNSEKIYSLKEYLIKFLKRDLNFEKMWALKNISFELNEGDILGIVGYNGAGKSTLLKVISGIIKQTEGSIEVHGNISPLIELGSGFDMDLTARENIFLNGYILGYSKKFLKENFDRIIEFAELEDFVDVPLKNFSSGMIARLGFSIATIINPDILIVDEILSVGDFKFQKKSEQKIKSMMKEGTTVIFVSHSIDQIEEICTKVLWLEKGVVKKMGNSKEICEEYRNS